Proteins encoded within one genomic window of Diorhabda sublineata isolate icDioSubl1.1 chromosome 1, icDioSubl1.1, whole genome shotgun sequence:
- the LOC130442107 gene encoding protein tiptop-like, which yields MPRRKQDCPKRMKWEGGEEGSPEEGEKLEGEDELESMTPTSATSPAQNEDEVSSPPPGDILSPNSPRSPSGNTSLCRNSPPRSNSRDSTDYPVQPPSPTEESDMISERAALLRGIPLGTSLSPIGVALPPTIPASAGFLPPQSAAMAAYLNAAAAVAQQSHRLLMTSPLPPNFPRSSISPLISSSSSPPGGFNHSPIDQPMQSPTGEAILDFSKRSHIKSETGDCDSDTNFGKPNSPLPGETGAPLDLSVSSRKRTSDEPMTQPVSRKPRTAEFKPTLPQWPPTIGASHMPYFAAAVAAAGLSPKNNTAELWNGKMKHISSAPSDATKALEKMSELSKLGGEDLFRTIANAAPVNSVSNRHSAWQSHWLNKGAEQAKDVLKCVWCKQSFPSLAAMTTHMKEAKHCGVNVPVPSMQSSNLIPQPPISSPSNTNTSTSSTNSIKPNQSDLNMLIKETMPLPRKLVRGQDVWLGKGAEQTRQILKCMWCGQSFRSLAEMTSHMQQTQHYTNIISQEQIISWRSSDDPKGGSGGGSSGGGGNPPPGATSSHVSAVLTCKVCDQAFSSLKELSNHMVKNSHYKEHIMRSITESGGRRRQTREKRKKSLPVRKLLELERAQHEFKNGDSGGILDKLRDSASAGRITCEKCGNKIETSQFVDHIRQCVGGMTNNQRNFLKNALMSNNILPPESPNREKLKTPSDKSPSPQQRSPSVTESNAKEVPTTENNNVSSPSVLNAIEKLIEKSFDSRSRQNPNFPGHGPSQAPMGSSILKRLGIDESVDYTKPLVDAQTMNLLRNYHQQQQNQMYARRERSGSESSSMSERGSSRVDSLTPERKMEPPGIPITSTPRSTPDIKRERSPFIDKQNTSNETDKEQVIIKKEIEDEERTERGEKFPEIKVKSELNETEDDDRNSYHSNGDISKEEDEKRRTPIASPRQPAEAGQPNSPCRNSTASPASSERSGTPRSTNGDRKTPGGSLGALSSMFDNLSGTGSTNELNQTGNKRGSSHPLAALQKLCDKTETPANNRNHPSATVVNPTVNTNSTTTVSGTTPGAILAFSWACNDAVMTSDSIMKCAFCDTPFISKGAYRHHLSKMHFVKDGVIPDPIALKTSQPSSSSSTGVPLKSTTALPPSVTTGSTVAKSPPAPGGFEESPHSKFLKYTELAKQLSSKYV from the exons ACTTCGGCAACTTCTCCTGCTCAGAATGAAGATGAAGTTTCGTCGCCGCCTCCAGGAGATATTTTGAGTCCCAATAGTCCTCGATCTCCCAGTGGAAATACAAGTTTGTGCag AAACTCACCGCCTCGTTCCAACTCCAGAGATTCTACAGACTATCCAGTTCAACCTCCATCTCCAACTGAAGAATCAGATATGATATCCGAACGAGCTGCGTTACTTCGTGGTATACCATTGGGTACTTCCTTAAGTCCTATCGGAGTAGCTCTACCACCAACGATTCCAGCATCTGCCGGATTCTTACCACCACAATCAGCTGCAATGGCCGCTTATCTGAACGCAGCAGCTGCAGTGGCACAACAATCTCATAGGCTATTGATGACATCGCCGCTTCCACCAAATTTCCCTAGATCTTCAATTTCTCCATTGATATCGTCTTCCTCATCTCCTCCAGGAGGCTTCAATCATTCACCTATCGATCAACCGATGCAATCTCCTACAGGAGAAGCAATTTTGGACTTTAGTAAGAGAAGTCATATTAAAAGTGAGACGGGTGACTGTGATTCTGATACCAATTTCGGAAAACCAAACTCTCCACTTCCAGGAGAAACGGGAGCTCCTCTAGATTTGTCCGTTAGTAGTCGCAAGCGTACATCAGATGAACCTATGACTCAACCGGTGTCAAGGAAACCAAGAACTGCGGAGTTTAAGCCGACCCTTCCACAGTGGCCACCGACTATAGGTGCTTCCCATATGCCTTACTTCGCAGCAGCAGTAGCAGCTGCCGGTTTATCTCCTAAAAATAATACAGCCGAACTTTGGAACGGTAAAATGAAGCATATAAGCTCGGCTCCAAGCGATGCAACGAAAGCTCTTGAAAAAATGAGCGAATTGAGCAAGCTCGGAGGAGAAGATCTCTTTAGGACAATAGCAAACGCTGCGCCTGTGAATTCAGTCAGTAACCGACACAGCGCTTGGCAATCACATTGGTTGAACAAAGGTGCTGAACAAGCCAAAGATGTCCTCAAGTGCGTTTGGTGTAAACAAAGTTTTCCTAGCTTAGCCGCAATGACGACGCACATGAAAGAGGCTAAACATTGCGGCGTTAATGTTCCCGTCCCGTCGATGCAATCAAGCAATCTCATTCCCCAACCCCCTATTTCCTCTCCCTCCAATACCAATACTAGTACTTCCTcaacaaattcaataaaaccgaATCAATCAGATCTGAATATGTTGATCAAAGAAACAATGCCTCTTCCAAGAAAATTAGTACGAGGACAAGATGTGTGGTTGGGAAAAGGTGCCGAACAAACCAGGCAGATACTTAAATGTATGTGGTGCGGACAAAGCTTTAGATCTTTAGCAGAAATGACAAGCCATATGCAACAAACTCAACACTATACTAATATTATATCCCAAGAACAAATTATTTCCTGGAGGTCGTCCGATGATCCAAAAGGGGGTAGCGGTGGAGGCAGTTCTGGCGGAGGTGGGAATCCTCCACCAGGTGCAACTAGTAGTCACGTGAGTGCCGTTCTCACTTGTAAAGTATGTGATCAAGCTTTTAGCTCTTTAAAAGAGCTTAGTAATCACATGGTGAAGAATTCACATTATAAGGAACATATAATGAGGTCGATAACAGAAAGCGGAGGGAGAAGGAGACAAACGAgagaaaaacgtaaaaaatctCTACCGGTTAGAAAATTGTTAGAATTAGAAAGAGCACAGCACGAGTTCAAAAACGGAGATAGTGGTGGAATATTGGATAAACTAAGAGATTCAGCCAGTGCAGGTAGGATTACATGTGAAAAATGTGGCAATAAAATAGAAACCTCTCAATTTGTAGATCACATTCGACAATGTGTCGGTGGTATGACTAACAACCAaaggaattttttaaaaaacgctTTAATGTCCAATAATATTCTACCTCCGGAGAGTCCAAACagagaaaaactcaaaactccTTCAGATAAATCTCCATCTCCCCAACAAAGATCTCCATCCGTAACCGAAAGCAATGCAAAAGAAGTACCaacaactgaaaataataatgtcTCATCGCCTTCGGTGCTAAACGCTATTGAAAAGTTAATCGAGAAAAGTTTCGATTCGCGGTCGAGGCAAAATCCAAATTTCCCTGGGCACGGTCCTTCCCAAGCACCAATGGGTAGCAGTATACTTAAGCGACTGGGTATCGACGAAAGTGTCGACTACACGAAACCATTAGTCGACGCACAAACGATGAACCTCCTTAGAAATTATCACcaacaacaacaaaatcaaaTGTACGCCAGAAGAGAAAGGAGTGGAAGTGAATCGAGTTCAATGTCCGAGAGGGGGAGTAGTAGGGTCGATTCACTCACTCCCGAAAGAAAAATGGAACCTCCTGGAATTCCTATAACTAGTACACCACGATCCACTCCCGATATTAAAAGAGAAAGATCTCCGTTTATAGACAAACAAAACACATCTAACGAAACAGACAAAGAACAagtgattataaaaaaagaaatcgaAGATGAGGAAAGAACAGAAAGAGGAGAAAAGTTTCcagaaataaaagtaaaatcagAACTGAATGAAACCGAGGATGATGATCGCAATAGTTATCATAGTAACGGAGATATTTctaaagaagaagatgaaaaaaggAGAACTCCTATCGCAAGTCCTCGTCAACCAGCTGAAGCGGGACAACCTAATAGTCCTTGTAGAAATTCAACGGCTAGTCCTGCGAGTAGCGAAAGATCAGGCACGCCTAGAAGTACGAATGGTGATAGAAAAACACCGGGCGGAAGCTTAGGCGCTTTGAGCTCCATGTTCGATAATCTATCAGGCACTGGTTCTACTAATGAATTGAATCAAACAGGAAATAAACGAGGATCTAGTCATCCTCTAGCGGCTTTGCAAAAACTTTGCGATAAGACTGAAACTCCCGCCAACAACAGAAATCATCCTTCAGCAACGGTCGTGAACCCAACGGTTAATACGAACAGTACTACAACTGTAAGTGGTACAACACCAGGTGCAATTTTAGCTTTTAGTTGGGCTTGTAACGATGCTGTTATGACGTCAGATTCGATTATGAAATGCGCATTTTGTGATACGCCTTTTATATCAAAAGGAGCTTACCGACATCACTTATCGAAAATGCACTTCGTCAAAGACGGTGTCATCCCAGATCCCATTGCATTAAAGACTTCTCAACCCTCTAGTTCCTCTAGTACCGGTGTCCCTTTAAAAAGTACCACGGCGCTACCTCCTAGCGTAACCACCGGGTCAACTGTAGCGAAAAGTCCCCCAGCTCCAGGTGGATTCGAGGAAAGTCCACATTCGAAATTTCTCAAATATACGGAGCTGGCTAAACAGTTATCTAGTAAATATGTGTAA